One Candidatus Desulfatibia profunda genomic window carries:
- a CDS encoding type II toxin-antitoxin system VapC family toxin, which produces MKWLCDTNVISEVFKKAPNRNVIDWLARQEEICLSVVTVEEIYCGLSHKNAHKRIEWFEKFISFRCRVFPVTIETARHCGILRGRFLQKGISRTQADLLIAATAIEHHLVLSTGNERDFDHCGIPVFNPFAG; this is translated from the coding sequence ATGAAATGGCTTTGTGATACAAATGTTATCAGTGAAGTGTTCAAAAAAGCACCGAACCGCAATGTAATAGACTGGCTGGCGCGTCAAGAAGAAATTTGTTTAAGCGTTGTGACCGTTGAGGAAATTTATTGCGGCCTTTCTCACAAAAACGCCCACAAAAGAATTGAATGGTTTGAAAAGTTTATATCGTTCAGATGCCGGGTATTCCCCGTAACCATTGAAACCGCCCGACATTGCGGCATACTTAGAGGTCGTTTTTTGCAAAAAGGCATCTCAAGAACACAAGCTGACCTTTTGATTGCAGCCACGGCCATCGAGCATCATCTTGTCCTGTCAACAGGCAATGAACGGGATTTTGATCATTGCGGAATCCCCGTCTTTAATCCCTTTGCCGGATAA